In Nocardia asteroides, the following proteins share a genomic window:
- the ypfJ gene encoding KPN_02809 family neutral zinc metallopeptidase, whose amino-acid sequence MTFNEGMQIDPDRASSGGGPGMGGKLALGGGAGGLILLVITLLLGGDPGSVLGNFTGAQNPQQSQPGTAGTPAHCKTGADANKYVDCRVVATAQSLDGVWSQELPKQTGKRYVEPKLVLFSGAVATGCGNATSDVGPFYCPADQTAYFDTSFFQELTDRFGASAGPLAQEYVVAHEVGHHLQNQLGDIGKAQRDPKGAQSGAVRTELQADCYAGIWAHYADKQPAPGSSQPFLKPLSDTDIRDALSAANAVGDDRIQRAAGRGVNPESWTHGSSEQRQKWFLTGYRTGSVQSCDTYSAGDLNNPPGLR is encoded by the coding sequence ATGACCTTCAACGAAGGTATGCAGATCGATCCCGACCGGGCCTCCTCCGGTGGTGGACCCGGCATGGGCGGCAAACTCGCCCTCGGCGGCGGCGCCGGTGGCCTGATCCTGCTGGTGATCACCCTGCTCCTGGGCGGTGACCCCGGGTCGGTCCTCGGCAACTTCACCGGCGCGCAGAACCCGCAGCAGAGCCAGCCCGGCACGGCGGGGACGCCCGCGCACTGCAAGACCGGCGCCGACGCGAACAAGTACGTCGACTGCCGGGTCGTGGCGACCGCGCAGAGCCTGGACGGGGTGTGGTCGCAGGAACTGCCGAAGCAGACCGGCAAGCGCTACGTCGAACCGAAGCTCGTGCTGTTCTCCGGCGCCGTGGCGACCGGCTGCGGCAACGCCACCAGCGACGTGGGCCCGTTCTACTGCCCCGCCGACCAGACCGCCTACTTCGACACCAGCTTCTTCCAGGAACTCACCGACCGCTTCGGGGCCAGCGCCGGCCCGCTGGCCCAGGAGTACGTGGTGGCCCACGAGGTCGGCCACCACCTGCAGAACCAGCTCGGCGACATCGGCAAGGCGCAGCGTGATCCGAAGGGCGCGCAGTCGGGCGCGGTCCGCACCGAACTGCAGGCCGACTGCTACGCGGGCATCTGGGCGCACTACGCCGACAAGCAGCCCGCGCCGGGCAGCAGCCAGCCGTTCCTGAAACCGCTGTCGGACACCGACATCCGGGACGCGCTGTCGGCGGCCAACGCGGTCGGCGACGATCGCATCCAGCGCGCGGCCGGTCGCGGCGTCAATCCCGAGTCGTGGACGCACGGTTCGTCCGAGCAGCGCCAGAAGTGGTTCCTCACCGGCTACCGGACCGGCTCGGTGCAGTCGTGCGACACCTATTCCGCCGGTGACCTGAACAACCCGCCCGGGCTACGCTGA